One segment of Neisseria mucosa DNA contains the following:
- a CDS encoding uracil-DNA glycosylase family protein yields MLSSRYLHLHEALGLGPMWLNRNAKIIHVAPQAATAPVRPKTIATDTAQAVRTLSAGAHQARTAAIATAQTAKPAVRVPEAAPKAIAKTPAKTEKAAHSDNLPRLDVTIRPSEIMVVSICPSTEDSLHGTLFSGNVGTLLDNILAAIGLKPEQAHKTAWVKTAPVFTALPDAEHVRAELAEMQNELTASQARAVLFLGKIFDSPDMIGLMNELCGKRPHFVIPHPARLLMQPQLKAQAWQILKPLKQLLAKAV; encoded by the coding sequence ATGTTAAGCAGCCGCTACCTGCACCTGCACGAAGCCTTGGGTTTGGGCCCGATGTGGCTGAACCGAAACGCCAAAATCATCCATGTCGCGCCTCAAGCCGCGACTGCACCCGTCCGCCCCAAAACCATTGCCACCGATACCGCGCAAGCCGTGCGCACTTTATCCGCAGGCGCCCATCAGGCACGCACCGCCGCCATTGCCACTGCGCAAACGGCCAAACCGGCTGTCCGCGTTCCCGAAGCGGCACCCAAAGCCATAGCCAAAACACCGGCAAAAACAGAAAAAGCCGCGCATTCAGACAATCTGCCCCGTCTTGACGTAACCATCAGGCCGTCTGAAATCATGGTGGTCAGCATTTGCCCGTCCACCGAAGACAGCCTGCACGGTACGCTGTTTAGCGGCAACGTCGGCACACTTCTCGACAACATCCTCGCCGCCATCGGCCTCAAGCCCGAGCAGGCGCACAAAACCGCATGGGTCAAAACCGCGCCCGTGTTCACCGCCCTGCCCGATGCCGAACACGTCCGCGCCGAGCTTGCCGAAATGCAAAACGAGCTGACCGCTTCGCAAGCGCGCGCAGTATTGTTTCTCGGCAAAATCTTCGACAGCCCCGACATGATCGGACTGATGAACGAATTGTGCGGGAAGCGGCCGCATTTCGTCATTCCCCACCCCGCCCGCCTGCTGATGCAGCCGCAACTCAAAGCGCAGGCATGGCAAATCTTAAAGCCATTGAAACAGCTTTTGGCCAAGGCCGTCTGA
- a CDS encoding thiazole synthase has translation MFTLYGETFSSRLLLGTAAYPTPEILKQSVQIAQPAMITVSLRRAGSGGEAHGQGFWSLLEEMGVPVLPNTAGCQSVQEAVTTAQMAREVFDTDWIKLELIGDDDTLQPDVFQLVEAAEILIKDGFKVLPYCTEDLIACRRLLDAGCQALMPWAAPIGTGLGAVHAYALKVLRKRLPDTPLIIDAGLGLPSQAAQVMEWGFDGVLLNTAVSRSGDPVNMARAFALAVESGRLAYEAEPVEAREKARASTPTVGQPFWHSAEY, from the coding sequence ATGTTTACCCTATACGGAGAAACTTTCTCTTCACGGCTGCTGCTCGGTACGGCTGCTTATCCGACGCCGGAAATCCTCAAGCAGTCTGTCCAAATCGCGCAACCGGCGATGATTACCGTTTCATTGCGCCGTGCCGGCAGCGGCGGCGAAGCGCACGGGCAGGGTTTTTGGTCGTTGTTGGAGGAAATGGGCGTACCTGTATTGCCCAATACCGCAGGCTGTCAAAGCGTTCAGGAAGCCGTGACCACTGCGCAAATGGCACGCGAAGTGTTTGATACCGACTGGATTAAGCTCGAACTTATCGGCGATGATGATACGTTGCAGCCCGATGTGTTCCAACTAGTCGAAGCGGCGGAAATCCTGATTAAAGACGGCTTCAAAGTGCTGCCTTATTGCACTGAAGACCTGATTGCCTGCCGCCGCCTGCTTGACGCAGGCTGTCAGGCGTTGATGCCGTGGGCGGCGCCGATTGGCACGGGTTTGGGCGCGGTTCATGCTTATGCGTTGAAAGTCCTGCGCAAACGCCTGCCCGACACGCCGTTGATTATCGATGCCGGTTTGGGTTTGCCTTCGCAGGCGGCGCAAGTGATGGAATGGGGCTTTGACGGCGTGTTGCTGAATACCGCCGTTTCCCGCAGCGGCGATCCGGTCAATATGGCACGCGCTTTTGCGCTTGCGGTCGAGTCGGGCCGTCTGGCATATGAGGCGGAACCTGTGGAAGCGCGTGAGAAAGCGCGCGCCAGTACGCCGACGGTGGGCCAGCCTTTCTGGCATTCGGCGGAATATTGA
- the rimI gene encoding ribosomal protein S18-alanine N-acetyltransferase, which produces MNLRPAVLADCSTLAAIDAQGNPSSWTAQQFESAVQHHPDSVWLSQADHQITGFIVWQTVFDESELHLIAVAPKYRRQGIASALLQHWQNAVQQQGATRLLLEVRASNETAQQLYRKHGFQTCGRRKNYYALPDGGSEDAVLMEKSC; this is translated from the coding sequence GTGAACCTGCGCCCAGCCGTACTTGCCGACTGCTCCACCCTTGCCGCCATCGACGCACAAGGCAATCCTTCGTCGTGGACGGCGCAGCAGTTTGAATCGGCGGTTCAACACCATCCCGACAGCGTTTGGCTCAGTCAGGCCGACCACCAAATTACCGGTTTTATCGTGTGGCAAACCGTGTTTGACGAATCCGAACTGCACCTGATTGCCGTCGCGCCCAAATACCGCCGCCAAGGCATTGCATCCGCCCTGCTGCAACACTGGCAAAACGCAGTGCAACAGCAAGGCGCAACCCGATTGCTACTCGAAGTCCGTGCAAGCAATGAAACCGCGCAACAGCTCTACCGCAAACACGGCTTCCAAACCTGCGGCCGCCGCAAAAACTACTACGCCCTGCCCGACGGTGGCAGCGAAGATGCCGTATTGATGGAGAAATCATGTTAA
- a CDS encoding glutathione S-transferase family protein, with the protein MITLHSLDQSRALRIVWLLEILGTPYRLQTYRRHPDTLLAPDELKAIHPLGKSPLLDDDGFILAESGAITDYLIQTYGNGRLMPKRGSREYWQYQRWLHYAEGSLMPLLLLGLVFRRIESAPMPFFVKPIARKISGSVKSSFIHPQAALHLAHIDSELENREWLVGNSLSGADIMMSYPLQAAADRFDFADYPNIRAYLQRIEAHEAYRRAVEKAGSPLLKLDQ; encoded by the coding sequence ATGATTACCCTACATTCGCTCGACCAATCCCGCGCCCTGCGCATTGTTTGGCTGCTTGAAATCCTCGGTACGCCTTACCGCCTGCAAACCTACCGCCGTCATCCCGACACTTTGCTCGCCCCTGACGAACTCAAAGCCATCCATCCCTTGGGCAAATCGCCTTTATTGGATGATGACGGCTTTATCTTGGCGGAAAGCGGCGCGATTACCGACTATCTGATTCAAACCTACGGCAACGGCCGCCTGATGCCCAAACGCGGCAGCCGCGAATACTGGCAATATCAACGCTGGCTGCATTATGCCGAAGGTTCGCTGATGCCGTTATTGCTGCTCGGACTGGTGTTCCGCCGAATTGAAAGTGCACCCATGCCGTTTTTCGTCAAACCGATTGCCCGCAAAATCAGCGGTAGCGTCAAAAGCAGCTTTATCCATCCGCAAGCCGCCCTGCATCTTGCCCATATTGACAGCGAGCTGGAAAACCGCGAATGGTTGGTCGGCAACAGCCTCAGCGGTGCCGACATCATGATGAGCTATCCGCTGCAAGCAGCAGCCGACCGCTTCGATTTTGCCGACTACCCCAATATCCGCGCTTATTTGCAACGCATCGAAGCGCATGAAGCCTACCGCCGCGCCGTTGAAAAAGCAGGTTCGCCTTTATTGAAACTCGACCAATAA
- the tsaB gene encoding tRNA (adenosine(37)-N6)-threonylcarbamoyltransferase complex dimerization subunit type 1 TsaB, which produces MPTDNRPTLAIDTSTSFLSIALEHQGEVRLFHENVGTKQSEQILPQIERLFKEAGITAADLGCIVYAQGPGAFTGLRIGAAVAQGLATPFDTPMIGIPCLDAAASLLPPSSCVLAATDARMGEVFYAWFDTQNHVRLSDYTVGKAAAITAPEGKTPTGGIGNAFALADKPPFDGQADMPTATDYLKLARSGRYVATDAAHAELLYVRNKIALTAQEQAQQKAKP; this is translated from the coding sequence ATGCCAACCGACAACCGCCCGACTCTTGCCATCGACACCAGCACATCCTTTCTGTCCATCGCATTGGAACATCAAGGCGAAGTCCGCCTGTTTCACGAAAACGTCGGCACCAAGCAATCCGAACAAATCCTGCCGCAAATCGAACGCCTCTTTAAAGAAGCGGGCATCACGGCCGCCGATTTGGGCTGCATCGTTTATGCACAGGGCCCCGGCGCATTTACCGGCCTGCGTATCGGCGCGGCGGTTGCACAAGGTTTGGCCACGCCGTTTGACACGCCCATGATCGGCATTCCCTGCCTCGATGCCGCCGCTTCGCTGCTGCCGCCATCAAGCTGTGTACTGGCGGCCACCGATGCGCGTATGGGCGAAGTGTTCTACGCATGGTTTGATACGCAAAACCACGTCCGCTTGAGCGATTACACGGTTGGCAAAGCCGCCGCCATTACCGCTCCCGAAGGCAAAACGCCTACCGGCGGCATCGGCAATGCCTTTGCCCTCGCCGACAAACCGCCTTTTGACGGTCAAGCCGATATGCCGACCGCCACCGACTATCTTAAACTTGCCCGCAGCGGCCGCTATGTTGCCACCGATGCGGCACACGCCGAGCTGCTCTACGTCCGCAACAAAATTGCCCTGACCGCGCAAGAGCAAGCCCAACAAAAGGCCAAACCGTGA